The sequence below is a genomic window from bacterium.
GCCGGCAGGTTCTCGATCCTGAGGCGCCGCTTCTCGCGCTCGCTCATCTGGAAGATGTCCTTGTTGACCGGCGGGCCGCAGTCGATCTTCTTGTCCATGCCGTCGAGCCCGGCGCAGAGCATCGCCGCGAAGGCGAGGTACGGGTTGCACGACGGGTCGGGCATCCGGACCTCCACCCGCGTGCCGACGCCGCGGCGCGCGGGGACGCGGGCCAGCGGGCTGCGGTTCCGCTCCGACCAGGCGATGTTCGTCGGCGCCTCGTAGCCGGGCACGAGCCGCTTGAACGAGTTGACGATCGGGTTGGTCACCGCGCAGAGCGCCTTGGCGTGGGCCAGCACGCCGCCGATGTAGCGGCGCGCGACGGTCGAGAGGCCCCACTCGCCGGCGGGATCGTCGAACGCGTTCTTCCCCTCGGCGGTGAACAGCGACTGATGGGTGTGCATCCCCGAGCCGTTGACGCCGTAGAGCGGCTTCGGCATGAACGTGGCGTGCAGGTCGTGGGCGAGGGCGACCATCCGGACGACCTGCTTGAAGACGATCAGGTTGTCGGCGGTGACGAGCGCGTCGGCGTACTTGAAGTCGATCTCGTGCTGGCCGGGGGCGACCTCGTGGTGCGCCGCCTCGACCTCGAATCCCATCTTCTCGAGGATGTTGACGATGTCCCGCCGCGCGTCCTCGCCGCGGTCCACCGGGGAGAGGTCGAAGTAGGCGCCCTGGTCGTGGGTGTTCGTCGTGGGCGAGCCGTCGGCGTTGCGCTGGAAGAGGAAGAACTCGGCCTCCGGGCCCATCATCGCCCGGTAGCCGAGCTTCTTCGTCTGCGCGACGGCGCGCCGCAGCGCCCCGCGCGGGTCGCCGAGGAACGGGCCGCCGTCGGGGTTCGCGACGTCGCAGATCAGCAGCGCGATCCGGTCCTTGTCGCCCCCTTCGCTGGGGAAGATCCGCAGCGAGTCCAGGTCCGGCTTGAGCAGCATGTCCGATTCCTGGATCCGCACGAACCCTTCGATCGACGACCCGTCGAACATGATCTCGCCCGCCAGCGCCTTGTCGAACTGCGGGTCGGGGACCTCGACGTTCTTGACCACGCCGTGGATGTCGGTGAAGACCAGCCGCAGGAACCGGATCTTTTCGTCCCGCAGGATGGCCCGGGACTCCGCTTCGGACCTCGCCATCGTCGCCCTCCTTCGGCCCGCGCGGCGTACACACCGTGCGCGCGCTGCGCCGTGATTGGGCAACGATAAGTCACATTTGACGGCAGTCAACCCTATGCGTGGCTAATTCTCTGCAACATGACTCCGCAATCGGCGTCATTTTGCATGATGCGAACAATAACGGACGATATGGCGTCGCATCATCCTTCGCTGTCGAGCAAGGCGAGGAACGGCGCGTGGTCGGCGAGGTCGGGGAGGAGCAGGTCGGGGAGGCTCGCCGCGAGCGTCGCGGCGTCGGTCCAGCCGGTCGCGACCGCCACCGCCCGCATCCCGCCGGCCCGCGCCGCGGCGACGTCGTGCTCGGTGTCGCCGACGACGAAGACCCGCTCCGCCGGCACGCCGAGCCCGCGCGCCCGCGCCGCGGCAGCCTTGGCGACCTCGCCGCGGTCGCCGCCGTCGGCCCCGAAGCCGCCCGGCCGCTCGGCCAGCCGCTCGAGGCCGACCGCCCCGAGCTTGAGCCGCGCCCCCTCGCGCACGTTGCCGGTCAAGAGCCCGACAAGCGTGCCGGGGCGCGCCTCGAGCCGCGCCACCAGATCGACCACCCCGGGCATCACCTCGACCACCGCCCGGGCCAGCGTCCCGGGGAGCGCGGCGAGGTA
It includes:
- the glnA gene encoding type I glutamate--ammonia ligase; amino-acid sequence: MARSEAESRAILRDEKIRFLRLVFTDIHGVVKNVEVPDPQFDKALAGEIMFDGSSIEGFVRIQESDMLLKPDLDSLRIFPSEGGDKDRIALLICDVANPDGGPFLGDPRGALRRAVAQTKKLGYRAMMGPEAEFFLFQRNADGSPTTNTHDQGAYFDLSPVDRGEDARRDIVNILEKMGFEVEAAHHEVAPGQHEIDFKYADALVTADNLIVFKQVVRMVALAHDLHATFMPKPLYGVNGSGMHTHQSLFTAEGKNAFDDPAGEWGLSTVARRYIGGVLAHAKALCAVTNPIVNSFKRLVPGYEAPTNIAWSERNRSPLARVPARRGVGTRVEVRMPDPSCNPYLAFAAMLCAGLDGMDKKIDCGPPVNKDIFQMSEREKRRLRIENLPA
- a CDS encoding HAD family hydrolase, which produces METEAMRTAVLFDIDGTLLKAGGAGREALARGAAAALGVTLDEARGATLQMDFRGRIDPVLVRELAGRLGHDGERAAERITSAYLAALPGTLARAVVEVMPGVVDLVARLEARPGTLVGLLTGNVREGARLKLGAVGLERLAERPGGFGADGGDRGEVAKAAAARARGLGVPAERVFVVGDTEHDVAAARAGGMRAVAVATGWTDAATLAASLPDLLLPDLADHAPFLALLDSEG